AAAGGATTTGAACTTACATATTTAAAACCTAATGAAGATGGTATTGTTACATCAGATAAGGTATTAAATGCTATAAAAGATAATACTATATTAGTTTGTGTTATGGTTGTTAATAATG
The genomic region above belongs to Pseudostreptobacillus hongkongensis and contains:
- a CDS encoding aminotransferase class V-fold PLP-dependent enzyme produces the protein MEHPSVLNVCRYLETKGFELTYLKPNEDGIVTSDKVLNAIKDNTILVCVMVVNN